Proteins encoded together in one Telopea speciosissima isolate NSW1024214 ecotype Mountain lineage chromosome 4, Tspe_v1, whole genome shotgun sequence window:
- the LOC122659098 gene encoding UDP-glycosyltransferase 88F4-like, producing the protein MEGTIVIYPIMTIGHLVSIVELGKLINLHHHHRFSVTVIITEDQFVTPDVTAFLRRASETTSSITFHKLPTLSIKPSPNRSRAAVRGEIIGFNNPNLLHALQTISETSTVRAVIMDFFCAPASSVVSDLGIPIYYYVPAGATFLNFMLYLNTIHNQTTKRFKDLTTTKLNIPGLPPIPAPGIVPLMDRDEEGYPYFLEMSSSLPKSKGIIVNTFESLESIVIKAINDGLCVPEAPTPPIYTIGPLLDSPINQSVEGEKSENQTLSWLDAQPSQSVVFLCFGSRGVFSKAQVKEIAVGLEKSGQRFLWALRKPVSEDNNKHFSLEQGDPDLDALLPEGFLERTKDRGLVVKQWAPQVEVLSRKSVGGFVTHCGWNSVLETVCAGVPIVAWPLYAEQHFNKEVLVEQTKLAMPMEESEDGIVYAAEVEKRVRALMESDEGKVFRERMHKMKEEAMAAWSESGSSTISFTKLVDSWTN; encoded by the coding sequence atggaaggcaCGATAGTGATATACCCAATTATGACCATAGGTCACCTCGTATCAATCGTGGAATTAGGTAAGCTCATTAaccttcatcatcatcaccgtTTCTCCGTCACCGTCATCATCACCGAAGACCAATTTGTCACCCCAGATGTCACCGCCTTCCTCCGCCGTGCTTCCGAAACTACCTCTTCCATCACCTTCCACAAACTCCCTACCCTCTCCATCAAACCTTCTCCTAATCGAAGCCGCGCAGCAGTCCGCGGCGAAATTATTGGCTTCAACAACCCAAACCTCCTCCATGCACTTCAAACCATCTCGGAAACCTCCACCGTTCGAGCTGTTATCATGGATTTCTTCTGCGCCCCTGCCTCCTCCGTGGTGTCGGATCTCGGTATCCCCATATACTACTATGTCCCTGCAGGTGCTACCTTTCTCAATTTCATGCTTTATCTCAACACCATCCACAATCAAACCACCAAGAGGTTCAAGGACCTCACCACCACCAAGCTGAATATCCCTGGCTTGCCGCCCATCCCGGCCCCGGGCATCGTGCCGTTGATGGACCGAGATGAGGAGGGCTACCCTTATTTCTTAGAGATGAGTTCTAGCCTACCCAAATCAAAGGGAATTATAGTGAACACTTTTGAATCCCTTGAATCAATAGTGATCAAAGCCATCAATGATGGGCTCTGCGTACCAGAAGCTCCAACTCCACCTATTTACACCATCGGACCATTGCTCGACAGCCCAATTAATCAATCTGTGGAGGGTGAAAAAAGTGAAAATCAGACCTTGTCATGGCTCGATGCGCAACCGAGTCAAAGCGTTGTGTTCTTGTGTTTCGGAAGCCGAGGTGTGTTCTCGAAGGCGCAGGTGAAGGAGATCGCAGTTGGATTGGAGAAGAGTGGGCAGAGATTCTTGTGGGCTCTGCGAAAACCGGTCTCAGAGGACAATAACAAACACTTTTCTTTGGAACAGGGAGATCCGGATTTGGATGCTTTGTTACCGGAAGGTTTCTTGGAGCGGACCAAAGACCGGGGTCTTGTGGTCAAGCAGTGGGCACCGCAAGTGGAAGTGCTTAGTCGGAAATCGGTGGGTGGGTTCGTGACTCACTGTGGGTGGAACTCGGTGTTGGAAACGGTATGTGCAGGGGTGCCCATAGTAGCATGGCCTCTCTATGCTGAGCAGCACTTCAACAAGGAAGTTTTGGTGGAACAGACGAAATTGGCGATGCCGATGGAGGAATCCGAAGATGGGATTGTGTATGCGGCGGAGGTTGAGAAACGCGTGAGAGCGTTGATGGAATCGGATGAAGGGAAGGTTTTCAGAGAACGGATGCACAAGATGAAGGAAGAGGCCATGGCTGCGTGGTCCGAGTCTGGTTCTTCAACAATTTCTTTTACCAAGCTGGTCGATTCATGGACCAATTGA